One Rhinopithecus roxellana isolate Shanxi Qingling chromosome 7, ASM756505v1, whole genome shotgun sequence DNA segment encodes these proteins:
- the LOC115898718 gene encoding cytochrome c oxidase subunit 7C, mitochondrial-like → MLGHSIWRFTTSVVRRSHCEEDPEKNLPFSVENKWMLLVKTCLYFGSAFAAPFLIVRHQLLKS, encoded by the coding sequence ATGTTGGGCCACAGCATCTGGAGGTTCACAACCTCTGTGGTCCGTAGGAGCCACTGTGAGGAGGACCCTGAGAAGAATTTGCCATTTTCAGTGGAAAACAAGTGGATGTTACTAGTTAAGACGTGTTTGTACTTTGGATCTGCATTTGCTGCACCCTTCCTTATAGTAAGACACCAACTGCTTAAATCATAA